One window of the Candidatus Sulfotelmatobacter sp. genome contains the following:
- a CDS encoding NADPH-dependent F420 reductase: MRIGILGSGLMGGKLGTIFARAGHRVVFSYARSASKLQRLARKAGREARAGTPAEAASEADALLLAVHWSRVGDVARQAGGLAGKVVISCSLPMNADDTGLVIAHTSSGAEALAKQFRKSRVVSAFGTVPSEVLFDVFESRKKRPRPSLLYCGDDESAKKVAARLIRDVGFDPVDAGPLRIARYTEPFTLLIARLAYDGTRGPELAYRFSWY, translated from the coding sequence ATGCGCATCGGCATTCTGGGATCGGGATTGATGGGAGGGAAGCTCGGGACGATCTTCGCCCGGGCCGGACACCGCGTGGTGTTCAGCTACGCGCGCAGCGCGAGCAAACTGCAGAGACTCGCGCGCAAGGCGGGAAGAGAGGCGCGCGCCGGCACGCCGGCCGAGGCCGCGAGCGAGGCCGACGCCTTGTTGCTCGCGGTCCACTGGTCGCGGGTCGGCGACGTGGCCCGGCAGGCCGGCGGTCTCGCCGGCAAAGTCGTGATCAGCTGTTCGCTGCCGATGAACGCCGACGACACTGGTCTGGTGATCGCTCACACTTCCTCGGGTGCGGAAGCGCTGGCAAAGCAATTCAGGAAGTCCCGGGTCGTCTCGGCGTTCGGCACCGTGCCGAGCGAGGTGCTGTTCGACGTGTTCGAGTCCCGGAAGAAGAGGCCGCGCCCGTCGCTGCTCTACTGCGGCGACGACGAGAGCGCCAAGAAGGTCGCCGCCCGGCTGATTCGCGATGTCGGCTTCGACCCGGTCGACGCGGGCCCGTTGCGGATCGCGCGCTATACCGAGCCGTTCACGCTGCTGATCGCTCGGCTCGCGTACGACGGAACGCGCGGGCCCGAGCTGGCCTATCGATTCAGCTGGTACTGA